In the genome of Streptomyces sp. SAI-127, the window ATCACCGCTTACTCCTATGCGCTCACCGCGCGCACCGAACGGCGCGCGGTGAGCGCGGTGGCGCTCATCTCCGTGGCGCTGCTGGTCGCCTCGACCCCCCTGTTCGGGGCCCTGTCCTGGAAGGACGCGAGCAGGGTCGGAGCGGTGGCGGCGTTCCCACTGGTGGCGGGCGTACTCGGGCACTCGGTGCGGAACCGGCGGGCCTACCTGGCGGCCATGGAGGAGCGTGCGCTGCGGGCCGAGCAGAGCCGGGACAGCGAGGCGCGCCGCAGAGTGGCCGAGGAACGGGTGCGCATCGCCCGCGAACTGCACGACCTCGTGGCCCATCAGATCACCCTGGCCAACGCGCAGGCCACGGTCGCCGCCCACCTCTTCGACACTCGCCCGGAGCAGACCCGCAAGAGCCTCAAGGAGCTCGTCGAGACCACCAGCGACGCGCTCGACGAACTGCGGGCCACAGTGGGCCTGTTGCGTCAGTCCGGGGAGGCGGCCGTGCCCGCCGAACCGGCGCCCGGCCTGTCCCGGCTTCCCACGCTCCTCGAATCCTTCCGCCGCGCGGGACTTGAGGTGTCGGCGCACCAGGAGGGCACGGCCAGGCCGCTGCCGCCGGGAGTCGACCTCACCGCCTACCGCATCGTCCAGGAGGCCCTGACCAACGTGACCAAGCACGCCGGTACCCGTAGCGCCCGGGTGCGCCTCGTCTGGAATCGCGACCGTGTGACCATCACGGTCGCCGACGACGGAGGGGGCGCCCGAATGGCATCGGCCGCCGCCGCGGGGCCGCGTGCGGCCACGGCGGGGGACCGTCCGCCCGGTTACGGACTGATCGGGATGCGTGAGCGTGCCACCGCGGTCGGGGGGCACCTCTCCGCGGGCAGGCGCCCGGAGGGCGGTTTTCTCGTCTCCGCCCAACTCCCCCTCCCGCCCGCCAAGGACGCGACGCACGGAACGGACCGAGCAACAGCCGTCGAGAGCCGGATGGCCGACGCAGCGACAGGCGACGGACGGACAGGCGACGGACGGGCGGCCGACGCAGAGGCCGGGGATGCGCTGTGACGCTCCGCGTGCTGCTTGCCGACGATCAGGCCCTGCTGCGGGGCGCCTTCCGGTTGCTTCTCGACTCCGCCGACGACATCACCGTGGTCGGTGAGGCAGCCGACGGCAGGGAGGCGGTGAGACTCACCCGGGAACTGCGCCCGGACGTGGTGGTCATGGACATCCGGATGCCCGAGGTGGACGGCCTCACCGCCACGTCGGAGATCTGCGCGGACCCGGAACTGCGCGCCAGCCGCATCCTGATCCTCACCACGTACGAGACCGACGAATACGTCGCCCAGGCGCTGCGCGCGGGTGCGGGCGGCTTCATCGGCAAGGGCATCGGCGCCGAGGACCTGCTGGACGCCGTGCGGACGATCGCCGACGGCGACACACTTCTGTCCCCCGCCGCGACCCGTTCCCTGGTCGCCCGTTTCCTGGCCACACCGGACGAAGTCCCGTCGCACCGCCCCGAACAGCTCGCCGTGCTCACCCCGCGTGAACGCGAGATGGTGGCTCTGGTCGCGACCGGCCTGTCCAACCAGGAGATCGCCGAGCGGATGTTCCTCAGCCCCTTCACCGTCCGCGCCCACGTGCAGCGCGCCATGACGAAGCTGGACGCCCGCGACCGGGCGCAACTCTCGTCGTCATCGCCTACCGGACGGGCCTGGCCCAGGCTGCCCCCGACCACCTGTCGTAGCACCCGCACTCGCTCGCCGCGCGCATCGGGCGGCGTGCTCCGGTGCGCCACGAGAGCGCGGCGCACACATCAAGCAGGTCCATCCCTTGCGCGGAGGTTTCTCAGGTCAGGTTCAGGCCGCCGTCGAGCACGATGACCTCGCCGGTCAGATAGCCGCTGCCGATCACCGACGCCACGAGGTCGGCCACGTCGGAGGGGAGGGCCGGGCGGTGCATCGGTGCGCGGTCCCGCCACAGTTCGTGCGCCTGCACCCAGTTCTTCGTCATCGGCGTGTCCACGAGACCCGGCGCCACCGCGTTGACCCGCACGTCGGGCCCGAGCGCGGCCGCGAGCAGCCGGGTGACGTGGTTCAGCGCGGCCTTGCTCGCCGCGTACGGCACCGAGGAACCCTTGGGCCGTACGCCGGCGTGGCTGGTGATGTTGACGATGCTGCCGCCGCCGGGGGGACTGCCGTAGCGCCGGAAGGGCCGCGGTGCACAGCACCCAGGGTGCGATGAGGTTGACCTCCAGCAGGCGCCGCCAGTCCGCCGGGGTCGCGGCGGCAAGGTCCGCGTGCGGGATCGGCCAGCTGATGCCCGCGTTGTTCACCAGAACGTCCAGCCGCCCGAAGTGACCCAGTGCCGTCTCGACCAGCCCCCGGGCTTCCTCCTCCACTTCGAGATCGGCCTGTACGTAGGCGCCGCCGAGTTCCGCCGCCAGCGCTCGCCCGGCCTCCGTGCTGCGCCGCGAGTGCACGACGACCCGCGTCCCGTCCGCCGCGAGGCGCCGTGCGACGGCCTCGCCGATCCCCGACGTGGACCCGGTGACCAGGGCGACGGGCCCGCCGCCTTGTTGGATGCTCATGACAGTGGATCTTGTCACGGCCTCCGCGGGGCCCGGTCACCGGTTTCTAGCGTTTCTAGCCCGCCCTCTCCTCCGTCCCCTGAGCCGTCGGCCGCCCGCGCCCCCATGCGGCCAGCGGCCGGAGCGCGTCGTTGAGGCGCTCGCCGTCCTCGGTCAGTGAGTACTCGACGCGCGGCGGCACCTCGTCGTAGGACACACGGCGCACCACCCCGTCCGTCTCCATCTCGCGCAGGTGGGAGGCGAGCACCTTCTCGGTGACCCCCGGAAGCAGTCGGCGCAGCTCGCCGAAGCGGCGGCAGGGGTGCTCGTGGAGCGCCCACAGGATCAGCACCTTCCACTTGCCGCCGATCACCTCCATCGCGGCGTCGATCCCGCAGACGTGTCCGTCCGGCGTGCCCGGCCGGTTCAGCGTTGTCATGCCCCACCCCTCCGACGTGCTCGCTCACCTCGGGGTAACCACCCACTCCGAAGTGCGTACTTGATCAGCCGCGGGCCTGTGACCAGCCTAATCGGTATGACACAGAACACCGTTGAGAAGGACTCCGTCACGCTGCTGGGCCTCGGTGCGATGGGCACCGCGCTGGCCCGTACCTGGCTTGCCGCCGGCCACCCGCTCACCGTCTGGAACCGCACCCCGGCCCGAGCCGCCTCGCTCGCCGCGGAGGGCGCGAAGGCCGCCGACAGCGCTGCCGCCGCGGTCGCCGCGAACTCCCTGGTCGTCGTCTGCCTGTTGGACGACGCCTCGGTCGAGGACGCGTTGGCCGGCACCGACCTGGTCGGCAGAGACCTGGTCAACCTGACCACCAGTACCCCTGCCCAGGCCCGTGCCCGCGCCGAGTGGGCCCGCGAGCGCGGTGCCCACTATCTGGACGGCGGGATCATGGCCGTCCCGCCGATGATCGGTGTCCCGGAGTCCGGCGGCTACGTCTTCTACAGCGGCTCGCGGGAGTTGTTCGAGCGGCACCGGGAGACGCTGGTCGTTCCGGCCGGCACCGTCTACGTCGGCCACGACGCGGGGTTCGCGGCGCTGTACGACATGGCCCTGCTCAGCGCCATGTATGTTCGCCGGGGCCGCCCACGCCTTCGCCCTGATCCGCAAGGAGGACATCGACCCCGCGTCGCTCGCCCCGCTGCTCGCCGACTGGCTCGCCGCGATGGCCCCGGCCGTGCACCGGACCGCCGACCAGCTGCGCAGCGGCGACTACACCCAAGGTGTCGTCTCCAACCTCGCCATGCAGGTGGCCGGCACACCGGCCTTCCTGAGCACCGCCGAACAGCAGGGCGTGAGCACCGAACTGCTCAGCCCGTACTTCGCGTTGATGCGCCGCCGTCTGGCCGAGGGCAGCGGGGAGGAGGACCTGACGGGCGTCGTCGACCTGCTGGTCCGCTGACGGGCCGTTCACCGTACGGGCCGCCGTGCGGGCACCGCTTCCCGGACGGCCGACGCCGTGGTCACGGCTTGATGCCCACCCCGGCCCACGCGCTGACCTCGGCGTCGGTGAGCTCCGGGCCGGAGCCCTGAGGATCGTCCGGGCGCCACCGGTGGGTCAGGGAGATGCCGGGCTCGAGCAGGTCGAGGCCCTTGAAGAAGCGGGCGACCTCCTGCTGGCTGCGGACCTGGGCCCGGGTGCCGGCGGCGGCGTAGATGCCGACGAGCTTCTCCCACAGCTCCGGGGCGAAGTCGCCCGTGCAGTGGCTCACGGCCAGCGCGCTGCCCGAGGGCAGGGCGTCCAGGAGTCGGGAGACGATGCCGTACGGGTCCCAGTCGTCCGGGACGAAGTGCAGGATGGCGTTGAGGGACAGGGCCACGGGCCGGTTCAGGTCCAGTGTCCTGGCCAGCTCGGGGGAGCTGAGTATCGCCTCGGGGTCGGTGAAGTCGCCCTGGACGTAAGCCGTGCGGCCCTCGGGGGTGTTGCGCATCAGGCGCTCGGCGTACTTGAGGACCAGGGGGTCGTTGTCGGCGTAGACCACGCGAGCCTCGGGAGCCACGGACTGCGCGACCTGGTGCAGGTTCGGCTCGGTGGGGATGCCGGTGCCGATGTCCAGCCACTGGCGCACGCCGTACTCCCGCGCGAGGACACGGGTGGCGCGGTGCATGAAGGAGCGGATCTCGCGGGCGCACGTGAAGATGCCGGGGTAGGTGGCCGCGACGGTCTCGGCCGCCTGCTTGTCGACGTCGAAGTGGTCCTTGCCGCCGAGGTAGTAGTCGTACATCCGGGCGGAGTGGGGCCGACTGGTGTCGATCTCCCGCGCGGCGTGGGAGTTGGTCATCCTGTCCCTTTCAGGTGGTGTGCGTGGGGGTGTCGGGCAGGTCGCTGCCGGGGCAGGTCCGGCTCGGGTCGTGGTTCAGCCGACCGTGAGATGGTCGGCGAGGCCTCGCTTGACGCCCGCGACGAACGCGGCGATCTCCTGCGGGGTGTAGATCAGCGCGGGTCCGGCCGGATCGGTCGACTGCCGCAGCGCCACCCGGCCGTCGGCCAGCAGCTTCGTCTGGACGCACTGGCCGCCGTTGGGCCCGCTCCACGGGGACTCCCAGCCCTGCTCGCCCAGGTCGGTGGCCGGCATCCCGTTGTAGACGTGACAGTCGGTGCTGGTCATGAGTACTCCTTGCGCATGCGGTTCAGCAGCGCCTTGCTGTCCGCGTCCGAGGTCAGCAGCGACATGCGGTTGTGCGCCTCCAGATGCGCCGACACGTCCGAGCGCTGGTCCAGGTACATCGCGCCGGAGAGGACCTCGGTGTACACGATGTCCGGCAGCTCCGGCTCCTCGAAGCGGAAGTAGGTGAACGGCGCGCACGCGCCCACGTGGGCGCCGGCGGTGAACGGCACCACGTCGACGCTGACGTGCTCCAGCTCCGAGACCTCCAGGAGCCGTTCGATCTGCTCCCGCATGACCTCGGGGCCGCCGACCACCCGGTGCAGCACGGCCTCTTCCAACACCACCCACAGCGTGGGCGCGTCGGGTCTCTCCAGCAGACTCTGGCGGCGCAGCCGCAGGTCCACGCGCCGCCCGAGGTCGTCGTCTGCCTCGCCCGGGAACCCGCCGCGCAGGACGCCGCGCGCGTAGGCGTGGGTCTGCAGCAGCCCCGTGACGTAGTGGGGCTCGTAGGCGCGCAATGTCCTGGCCCCGGCCTCCAGGCTGACGTAGGCGCTGAACCAGTTCGGCAGGACGTCCCGGTAGGTGTGCCACCAGCCGGGCTCGTTGGCCCGCTCGGCCAGGACGACGAACTCCTCGATCTCCTGCTGGCCGGCCCCGTAGGTCTCCAGCAGCTTCTCCACGTAGAGGGGCTTGAGGGCGACCTCGGCCTTCTCCAGGCGGCGGATCGTCAGGGATGTCACCCTCAGGGCCCTGGCCGCGTCCTCCAGCGAGGCCCCCGCGCCCTGGCGCCGCTCCTGCAGACGGCGGCCCAGGATCATGCGCAGCACGGTGGGAGCACTGGTGCCACCGGTGCTCGTACGGCCTTCGCTCACGTCCTGACCTCCTGAGGGGCTGTCACCGGCTCGAGTCTGACAGTGACTTGATGACTCCACCAGACGGATATCGGCTTTCTGAAATTATCAGGGGGCTGGTTGCAGGTTGAACTTGGGTGCGAGCATAGTGACTTGTGTGAACCGTGCCGCCGAACGCGAGCACGGTGACGTCAACCGTCCCCACCCTGTGGCGTGTTGGCATCCCCCGTCCTCGATGCTGCTCGCCCGGCCGCGCCGCCGCCCCCACGGAAGGCCAACACCGTGTCCCCCCACACGACGACCTCGTCCCCGCAGCTGTTAGACGCCGTGGACCAGGAACGAACCCACTGGATCGAACTTCCGGCCCACCGCTCCAGCGTCGGTGTCGCCCGGCGCTCCGTCGGCACCCGGCTCAAGGCCTGGAGCCTGCCGGGCGAACTGTGCTCGGACGCGGTGCTGCTCCTGTCCGAACTGGCCACCAACGCCGTGTGCCACACCCTCAGCGCGCGCATCCTGTGCGGCATCGGCGTGGTCACCGACGGGATCCTCCGGCTGGAGGTGCACGACCACGACCACTCGGGCCCCACGCTGCGCCGGTGCCGGGCGGGGCTCGACGACGAGGGCGGGCGAGGGCTGTTCCTGGTGGAGCAGCTCGCGGACACCTGGGGGGTGGACCGCTCGAGACTCACCGGCGGCAACGCGGTATGGGCGAACCTGTCGGCCTGAACTAGCCCTTGGTGGGTGTTAGTTCGGCGAGGAGCAGGGTGCGGTCGTCCGCGCCGGCCGGATCGGAGGGGGCATTGAGCAGCCGTCGGCACAGGGAGGGGAGCGGGTCGTGGTCGACGGCGGCCGCGTCGAGCGCCTGGGCGAGGCGGGCGATCTGGTGGTCTATGTCGGAGTCCCGCGACTCGACCAGACCGTCGCTGTAGAGCACGAGCAGTGCGGGCTCGTCGATGCTCAGCACGGTCGGCTCGTAGGCGCCCGCACCGAGACCGAGCGGCAGGCCCGCGCCGACCAGTGTGACCGGAGCGGTCCGGCCGTCCGGCCGGCGCAGCAGCGGCGGAGGGTGACCGGCACCCACGAGGGTGCAGGTGCCGCGCCGGGCGTCCCACTCGGCGTAGATGCAGGTCGCGAAGGACGCGCCCGGGGTGTCGCTGGCGAGCGCGTCGAGTCGTCGTATGAGGTCGACGGCGGGGATGTCGAGACCGGCCAGCGTGCGTACGGCGGTGCGCAGCTGGATCATCGCCACGGCCGACTCCGGGCCGTGCCCCATGGCGTCCCCGACGATCAGGCTGACCCGGTCGCCCGGCCGTCTCAGCACGTCGAACCAGTCACCGCCGATGATCGAGCCCTGTCCGGCGGGCAGGGAGCCGTGGGCGATGCGGCAGCCCTCGACCTCCTGGATCGTGCCCGGCAGCAGGCTGCCCCGGATGGCCAGGGCGGTGCGGCGCTCGTGCTCGTAGCGGCGCGCGTTGTCCAGGGCGACCGAGGCCCGCGCGGCCAGCGACTCCACGGCCGCGATCTCCGCGGTCAGGAACGGCCCGCGGTCCGGTCCGCGGGAGCAGGCGACGAAGCCGATCGCCCCGCCCCGCAGCCGCAGCGGCACCACGAGGAAGGAGCGCGTCTTGAGGAGTTCGCCGATGCGCGCGTCCTCATCGGCGGAGGCGGCGAGCCGTTCGGCCGTGTGGTCGTCGACCGAGTCGAGCAACTGTGCGTGTCCGTCGACCAGGGCGCGGGCGTACGGGGTCTCGCGGGGAAAGACGAGCACCTCGCCGACCGGCAGGGTGCGCTCCCAGGACTCGGGCGCGTCCGTGCCCACCCGCAGGGCCAGCCTGCGGGCCTCGATCTGGGCGGGGTCCGCGCCGGCGTACGTGGTCTCCTCGCGCCGCCACCGCTCCAGCAGATAGAGGGACGCCGCGTCGCAGAAACCGGGCGTCAGCGCGTGCACGACATGGCTGCCGGTCAGCCCCAGGTCGAGTTCCGAGCCGATGACGTCGGCCGCGGGGGAGAAGGCCGACCGGCGGGGCGGGGGCACGGCGGCGGGGGTGTCGTCGGAGCGGCTGTGCGGTTCGTTCCGCAGGGTCGTGGTGCCTTTCCGGGTGGGGGTCCGGGCGCCCGGCGCGGGACAACTGATCGCCAGACGTAGACAGCAACTATATGATGAGTCGTCAAGTACCTTGGTGGGAAAGGACGTTCTGGTGACCGACACGGATGCTCTGCCGCCAGGGACCGATCCGGACAAGGCGAGCGTAGCCCGGATGTACGACGCGATGCTGGGCGGGGAGCACAACTTCGCCATCGACCGGGAAGCGGTGGCGGCCGTCACGGCCATCGACCCCCAGGTGCGCACGCTGGCCCGCGCCAACCGGGCCTTCCTCGGGCGGGCGGTGCGCTTCCTGGCCCGGTCCGGTGTCCGGCAGTTCATCGACCTCGGCTCGGGGATACCGACGCAGGGCAACGTCCACGAGGTGGCCCAGGCGGCGAGCCCGCGGGCCCGGGTGGTCTACGTCGACAAGGATCCGGTGGCCGTCGCCCACAGCATCACCCTGCTTGCCGACAACCCGTACGCCGACATCGTCGACGCCGACATCCGGCGGCCGGCCGACGTCCTGGCCTCGCCGCAGGTGCGCGAGCTGATCGACTTCGACCAGCCGGTCGCCGTGCTCATGGTCGCGATCCTGCACTTCGTCGCGCCCGAGGAGAACCCGGCCGGAATCGTCGCCGCCTTCCGGGACGCACTGCCCGACGGCAGCTGGCTGGCCCTGTCCCACGCCACCAACCAGGATCGCCCCGACACGGCCGCCGCGGTCACCCAGCTGTACCGCTCCCGGGCCACCTCACCGGTCACCGTCCGCTCCCACCAGGAGATCCAGGACCTCTTCACCGGCTTCGAGCTGACCGAACCGGGCCTGGTCCACGTACCCCTGTGGCGTCCGGACGAGAACGAGGGCATCCCGGAGAACCCGTCGGAGTACTGGGTGTACGCGGGGGTCGGGCGCAAGAGCGCGTGACCCCCGCGACGGTCCCGCCCCGAGGGGGCACACGGGTTGTGCTTGACGGGGGCTCTCACCCCGCGATGGAGTCCAGCTGTTCCGCCGCCGGGCGCAGCGCCCACAGGTCGCCGCCCGGTGGCGCCTCCAGCAGCGGAACAGCCCTGCGCGCCCGCGCGTCGCCCGCGTCGGCGGCCGCGTGCACGACGTCGGTCGCCGCGTACCGGAGGAACTCCAGCTCCGGATGGGGCCATGCGGCGACTCCGGTCGCGGCGGGCAACAGATAGTCCACCGCCTTGAACAGGCTCTGCCCGTCCGGGCCTCGGTACGCCCACAGATCGACCCCGACATGCCGGCCGATGGCCGCGAGCCGGGTGTAGGCGACCAGGTCGAAGGTCGAGTAGTGCCAGCTCCGGGTGCGGGTCAGCTCCTGCGGCTGGCTGCCGTCGGCCGCGATCTGCGGCGCGATGCGCTTGCCGCGGGCGTCCAGAACCGTGCGGCGGGCCAGGGCCCTGTCGCCGGTCGCACAGGCGAGGCCGGCGAGCAGCATGTCGTAGAAGGTGCCGTGGTTGTTGGTGGCGGCCGCCTCCTGCTTGCCGAAGTCACTGTCCTTGAGCCAGCCGAGGAAGGCGGTGTTCCACTCCCTCATGCCGGTGCGGTCCTTCCCGCTCCAGCCCGGAGCGCCGGTGTCCAGCAGGGCGAGCGCGTCGAGGACGCTGGTGTACGACTGCGAGAAGTCGATGATGCCGATGGCCCGCCCGTCGTACTTGCAGGGGATGAACTGGGCGTGGTCCAGGTGGGGGTTCATCCTCGTGGCCGGGTCGAGGAACCAGGTGCGCAGCACCTGCCCGGCCTTGCGTGCGTGCCGCCTTTCGCCGGTGTAGTACCAGGCGAGGGAGAGGTCGTACGCGGAGTCGAAGACCTTCTCGACATCCTGACGGTCGGTGCCGGAGTCGACCTCGGGATTGCGCTCGCCGTCACGCTGGACGTACGGGCAGCCCCATGGGTTGTCGGCGGTCGGGGTCCGGGAGGGCCACCAGTACGGGGCCTGGCTGAGGTAGTCGTGGACGTCGCCGCCGGGGGCGGGCCTGGGCTTGTCGACGACGGTCCAGGGGCCCTGGTCCAGCCACTTGTCGGCGCGGAACGTCAACGCCCGCACCGCGCGCCGTAGTTGCGGATCACCACGATCGAGCCGCGCTTTCGTCTGCTGCAGCCGGGCGCCGTCCAGGACCGCGGTGTGCGGTGGGGGCGCGGTCCGTGCCGCCACCGGTGCGCAGAGCCCTGTGGTGAGCGCGGCCAGGGCTGTCGCGAGGACGACCCACCGGCGGGCCCGCGCGCTCATCGGACCACACCGTTCAGCCGGCGCTGGGCCTCGTACAGGTTCCGTGGCCGCACCGATTCCGCACTGCCGTACAGCTCAAGGCGTGTGTGCAGATGACCCGTGAAGTCGGGGACGTCGATCTGGTCGAACTCCCTGACCTCGTCGATGCCGACGGTCGCGGAGTACGGCGCCAGACCGTCGATCTTCACCAGCCCGGCGCGGCCGTTGGTGACGCGGATGTTCCAGTGGGTGAACCGGGCGCCGAAGAGGGGACCCGCGCTGGCGTCACCGCCGTGGCGGCCGTTGTTGTTCAGGGTGATGTCGGTGCGGACATTGGCGAAGGGCAGGCCGCGATGGCTGTCGAAGGTGCCCATCCGCATGTCGCCGCGCGACCAGACGTTGTATGACGACAGCCCCTCGACGTTGATGCCGTGCAGCTGGGTGCCCGCGGGCGCGGGGCTGGTGCGCTCCTCGATCGTGAAGTCCTCGATGAGGTTGTCGTGCGACCCCTCGCGGCAGAAGTAGGGGTGATGGGAGCCGCGGCCGGCCACGCGCGTGCGGCGCAGAGTACAGGCGGAGGCGGCCACCAGGCCGAAGCCGTTGTCGACATGACGGACTGTCACGTCGTCCACCCGGCAGTCGTACGCGCACTGCAGCACGACGCCGTTGTGCCCCTTGTCCAGCAGGTGTGGCTGCTGCGGGGTCTCGGGCGCCTCCAGGGTCAGGCCCTCGACGCCCGATCCGCTCAACTCCGCCACATGGGTGGTCAGTTGCGGGGCCCACTCGGGGCGCAGGTCGAGCGGGAGCGGTCGTTCGAGGGTGACCTTCCGGCCGTGGACGCGGGCGATGCGGACGGGCCACTCGTAGGGCACGTACGACGTCAGCTTCGTCTTGTCGTCCCAGAAGTACGCCTCGGGGCCGGGCCCGCCGCCGCACATGTGCTCCAGGAGGGTGTGGTCCGCGTCGTCCGCGAGCCGGAGGAGGACCAGGGCCCCGGGCCGCAGTGAGCGGGTGTCGGCGGCCGTCACCGTCCAGGAGCCCTGTCGTGCCGGGGCGAGGTCGGTGAGCGTCCGCCACTCGTCGCGCCGGTTGCCGGTCCAGCCCTCGAAGGGCCACGCCTTGGCCCTGATCGCGGCGACGAGCGACACCCAACGGGCCCGGGGCGCCAGCCAGATCAGCCCGCCCGCCCATGACCAGGACGACTTGTCGCCTCCGTAGCGGGAGCCGTAGGTCCCGATCAGCTCGGTGAGGTTCTTCGTCGCGTACAACGTCGTACGACCGCTGCCGGCGCCCTTGAGCACCACGTTCGAGCGGTCCACGCGGATCACGTCGTCGATGCGGAACGTGCCCGGCGGGATGGTGACCGTGCCACCGCCGGCCCTTCCGGCAGCGGCGATGGCACGGTTGATCGCGGGGGCGGAGTCGGTCGTCCCGTCCGCCACGGCGCCGAAGTCGCGGACGTCGGCGACGACTCGGTGGCGCGGGAAGCGTGTCGCCCCGCCGTGGCATCCTGCGCGGCCGACGTACGGGATCTGCGGATGGGTGAGAGGAGTGCGGCTGAACTCCCGCCACAGTGACGGGACTTCGGCCGCTTGTGCGGCCGGCGTGGTGACCGCGCCGGCCGCCACGGCGACCGCGCTTCCCAGCAGGGTTCGTCTGGTCATGCCCATGACATTCAGAGGTTCCATGGGGCCCGTGTGCGCATTGCTCATGTCCGTTCGCCCTTCCCATGTGCTTTTCATGGATGTGAACGACGTTCATAATTGCGTTGGGCGGTGAGCATGCCACGAGGTTCCTCCGTGCGAAAGAGGTTGCGCAGCGGTTAATGGGCCATGTCCGTGAACAGATGCCAATGCCGAGCCCCGCCGACGTGGTGTCTGTCGGCGGGGCTCGGCGCGGTGGCGGGACCGGGTTCTTACCGGCGGCTCCAGCCCACGGCGATGATGCCGGTGATCTTCGATCCGGTGACGTTGTCGTAGACGACCTCACCACCGGACTTCTTCCAGATCCTGAGGTGGAAGGTGTCCGGGGCATCGGTGGCGGTGATCCGGAAGCCGTATCCGCTCTTGCCGTCGACCGTGCCCGACCCCTGGTGGACGGCCCGGGAGCCGGTGACCACGAGCCAGTCGGAGCCGGTCGAACGGAACTTCAGCCTGGCCGGGCCGAAGTCGAAGGAGGCCTCGCCGACGGGCGCCGAGGCTCCTGGCAGGTAGGCCGCGGCGAAGGAGAAGGCGGCCTTGCCCGTCAGGCTCGGCTTGGCGGGGTAGGCACCGGCCGGGGAGCCCAGGACGCCGGTGCCGAGCGCGGGACCGGCAGAGCGGTCGTAGACGATCAGCTCGGGAAGCGTCCTGCTGTCCGAGGCGCCGTCGTCGTCGGTGACGGTGATCACCGGACGGCGGATTCCCGCCTTGGTGTAAGGGTGCTCGGCGCGGCAGCCGGACGCGCTGACCGTGCCGGACTGCGGCGCGCTCCCGTCCTTCCAGTCGACCACGCACGTGTGGGTGTCACTCGTGCCCGGGTCGGTGAAGTCGGCCGTGACGACTGTGCGCTTGCCGACCGGCACGGGGGACTGCGGACCTGTGGCGGAGACAACCGCGGGCGCCGCGTTGGCCACCTCGACCGTCGCCGTGTCCTTGCTGCGCCCGCCCGTGAGGGTGACCGTGTAGGTGCCGTTGTCGGTGCAGGTGAGCGTCGTCGCGGCCGAGCCGGGGTCGGCGAAGGAGCAGGGCGCCCCCTCCTCGACGGTCCACTTCGGGGTGCCCGCACCGGAGATCGTGCCGTGCAGCGCGATCGCGTCGCCCTCCTTCCCGCCGACGTCCTCGCCGGCGTGCACGATGCTCACCGGGTCGATGCTCGTCAGGGTGGGCACGACCTTCTTGATCAGGCCGTCGGAGTCGAACTCCAGCTTGTCGACGGTCGTTTCGCGGTGCATGCCGTCACCGCCGGGAATCGCGAACCGGTGATAGGCGATGTACCAGTCGTCGGTGCCCGGCACCTGGACGACCGAATGGTGACCGGGGCCCTTGATGCCGAGCGAGAGGTCCTTCTCCAGGATCACGCCCCGCTTCGTCCACGGGCCGGTGGGGGAGGGGCCGGTGGCGTAGGCGACACGGTAGTTCTCGTCACGGGTGTCGTTCTCCGACCACGTGAGGTAGTAGGTGCCCTTGCGCTTGATGACGAAGGAGCCCTCGTTGTAGCCGCTGGGCGTGATGTCCTTCATCTTCGTGAGGTCGACGGACGTCATGTCGTCGTTGAGCGGCGCCACGTAGGCGTGCCCGTTGCCCCAGTAGAGGTACGACTGACCGTCGTCGTCGGTGAACACGGCCGGGTCGATCATCTGGCCGCTGAACTGGCCCGCCTTGAGCAGCGGTCGGCCCAGTGCGTCCTTGAAGGGGCCGGTCGGCGAGTCGGACACCGCGACACCGATGTTGGCGTCGGCGCAGAAGTAGAAGTAGTACTTCCCGTCCTTCTCGGCGATCGTCGGCGCCCAGG includes:
- a CDS encoding helix-turn-helix transcriptional regulator; this encodes MSEGRTSTGGTSAPTVLRMILGRRLQERRQGAGASLEDAARALRVTSLTIRRLEKAEVALKPLYVEKLLETYGAGQQEIEEFVVLAERANEPGWWHTYRDVLPNWFSAYVSLEAGARTLRAYEPHYVTGLLQTHAYARGVLRGGFPGEADDDLGRRVDLRLRRQSLLERPDAPTLWVVLEEAVLHRVVGGPEVMREQIERLLEVSELEHVSVDVVPFTAGAHVGACAPFTYFRFEEPELPDIVYTEVLSGAMYLDQRSDVSAHLEAHNRMSLLTSDADSKALLNRMRKEYS
- a CDS encoding DUF397 domain-containing protein: MTSTDCHVYNGMPATDLGEQGWESPWSGPNGGQCVQTKLLADGRVALRQSTDPAGPALIYTPQEIAAFVAGVKRGLADHLTVG
- a CDS encoding GAF domain-containing SpoIIE family protein phosphatase, giving the protein MPPPRRSAFSPAADVIGSELDLGLTGSHVVHALTPGFCDAASLYLLERWRREETTYAGADPAQIEARRLALRVGTDAPESWERTLPVGEVLVFPRETPYARALVDGHAQLLDSVDDHTAERLAASADEDARIGELLKTRSFLVVPLRLRGGAIGFVACSRGPDRGPFLTAEIAAVESLAARASVALDNARRYEHERRTALAIRGSLLPGTIQEVEGCRIAHGSLPAGQGSIIGGDWFDVLRRPGDRVSLIVGDAMGHGPESAVAMIQLRTAVRTLAGLDIPAVDLIRRLDALASDTPGASFATCIYAEWDARRGTCTLVGAGHPPPLLRRPDGRTAPVTLVGAGLPLGLGAGAYEPTVLSIDEPALLVLYSDGLVESRDSDIDHQIARLAQALDAAAVDHDPLPSLCRRLLNAPSDPAGADDRTLLLAELTPTKG
- a CDS encoding ATP-binding protein — protein: MDQERTHWIELPAHRSSVGVARRSVGTRLKAWSLPGELCSDAVLLLSELATNAVCHTLSARILCGIGVVTDGILRLEVHDHDHSGPTLRRCRAGLDDEGGRGLFLVEQLADTWGVDRSRLTGGNAVWANLSA
- a CDS encoding helix-turn-helix domain-containing protein, whose protein sequence is MTTLNRPGTPDGHVCGIDAAMEVIGGKWKVLILWALHEHPCRRFGELRRLLPGVTEKVLASHLREMETDGVVRRVSYDEVPPRVEYSLTEDGERLNDALRPLAAWGRGRPTAQGTEERAG
- a CDS encoding histidine kinase, producing MTNTGGGGPRPRGTWWREGAITATAFALCLLGGVVKDDGSTLSPPSAVAYFIAVVSCAVLPVRHRAPLAAMAVTTASGVLAPFLGLLLSPLIAAPAVITAYSYALTARTERRAVSAVALISVALLVASTPLFGALSWKDASRVGAVAAFPLVAGVLGHSVRNRRAYLAAMEERALRAEQSRDSEARRRVAEERVRIARELHDLVAHQITLANAQATVAAHLFDTRPEQTRKSLKELVETTSDALDELRATVGLLRQSGEAAVPAEPAPGLSRLPTLLESFRRAGLEVSAHQEGTARPLPPGVDLTAYRIVQEALTNVTKHAGTRSARVRLVWNRDRVTITVADDGGGARMASAAAAGPRAATAGDRPPGYGLIGMRERATAVGGHLSAGRRPEGGFLVSAQLPLPPAKDATHGTDRATAVESRMADAATGDGRTGDGRAADAEAGDAL
- a CDS encoding SAM-dependent methyltransferase, with the protein product MTNSHAAREIDTSRPHSARMYDYYLGGKDHFDVDKQAAETVAATYPGIFTCAREIRSFMHRATRVLAREYGVRQWLDIGTGIPTEPNLHQVAQSVAPEARVVYADNDPLVLKYAERLMRNTPEGRTAYVQGDFTDPEAILSSPELARTLDLNRPVALSLNAILHFVPDDWDPYGIVSRLLDALPSGSALAVSHCTGDFAPELWEKLVGIYAAAGTRAQVRSQQEVARFFKGLDLLEPGISLTHRWRPDDPQGSGPELTDAEVSAWAGVGIKP